In Thiovibrio frasassiensis, one DNA window encodes the following:
- a CDS encoding PhoU domain-containing protein has product MLTAALKENLSFMVVEVARQLDDTLDFLQNGDAAAFQQINSRDDYIDNLKTVIENRCFTTLGEAKTISQRERDRIQATHTICVNLERIGDFCVSAADQLHYLNKHAILQHFDYQQIFDILAEHLQVVIPVLEKGDMGQALAICRAENQIDVIYKENFDKIMEELRRGKEIENLITVLFIFRYLERMGDSLLNIGEALLLSILGEKIKIEQFQALEETLSKSGLRTSLAEVEFSSILGSRSGCRISKVQGNGGLPFLAPQTQSSIFKEGNREKILTEKKNLERWNEIFPDLTPRLFSYQESEETASLLVEFLPGRTLEAIILKGDPDELHTVCMLLHATVLEIWTRTKKTTPIKANFIPQIMARMHSVLSVHPDFHRASQDIGSSEVMATDELLAKCRKIEEELAAPFSVFIHGDFNVNNIIYNAERERIQFIDLYRSREADYIQDVSVFIASNFRQPVFQEHLRERLNWFTKGMYQMAKNFAVEQGDETFELRMALALARSFYTSTRFELNNDFANEMFLRSHFLLEKVLAHQDKPWQTFSLPSGIMYY; this is encoded by the coding sequence ATGCTGACCGCCGCACTCAAAGAAAATCTCAGTTTTATGGTTGTTGAGGTTGCCCGTCAGCTCGACGACACCCTCGATTTCCTGCAAAACGGCGATGCAGCCGCTTTCCAGCAGATCAACAGCCGGGACGACTACATCGACAACCTGAAAACGGTGATCGAAAACCGTTGCTTCACCACCTTGGGCGAGGCCAAGACCATCAGCCAACGGGAGAGGGACCGCATTCAGGCAACCCACACCATCTGCGTCAACCTGGAACGCATCGGCGACTTCTGCGTCAGCGCTGCGGATCAACTCCACTACCTCAACAAACATGCGATTCTCCAGCACTTCGATTATCAGCAGATTTTCGATATTCTTGCCGAACACCTGCAGGTGGTCATCCCGGTCCTCGAAAAGGGGGACATGGGCCAGGCCCTTGCCATTTGCCGGGCCGAGAACCAGATCGATGTCATCTACAAGGAAAACTTTGACAAGATCATGGAGGAGCTGCGGAGGGGCAAGGAGATTGAAAACCTGATCACGGTGCTGTTCATCTTCCGGTACCTGGAGCGGATGGGCGATTCGTTGCTCAATATCGGCGAGGCACTGCTCCTTTCCATCCTGGGCGAGAAGATCAAAATCGAACAGTTCCAGGCCCTTGAGGAAACCCTCAGCAAATCGGGACTGCGCACCAGCCTTGCCGAGGTGGAGTTTTCCTCCATCCTGGGTAGCCGCTCCGGCTGCCGCATCAGTAAGGTTCAGGGGAATGGCGGCCTGCCCTTTCTCGCCCCTCAGACGCAGAGCAGCATCTTCAAGGAGGGCAATCGGGAAAAGATTCTGACCGAGAAGAAGAACCTGGAGCGGTGGAACGAGATCTTCCCCGACCTGACCCCCAGGCTGTTCAGCTATCAGGAATCGGAGGAGACCGCCTCCCTGCTGGTGGAGTTTCTCCCCGGACGAACCCTCGAAGCCATTATCCTCAAGGGTGACCCCGACGAACTGCACACCGTCTGCATGCTGCTGCACGCCACCGTTCTGGAGATATGGACCCGGACCAAAAAAACGACCCCGATCAAGGCCAACTTCATCCCGCAAATCATGGCCAGAATGCACAGCGTGCTCAGTGTGCATCCCGACTTCCATCGGGCCAGCCAGGACATCGGTTCCTCGGAGGTCATGGCCACCGACGAGCTGCTGGCAAAGTGCCGCAAGATCGAAGAGGAACTGGCAGCCCCCTTCTCCGTCTTCATTCACGGCGATTTTAATGTCAACAATATCATTTACAATGCCGAGCGCGAGCGCATCCAGTTTATCGATCTCTACCGCTCCCGCGAGGCAGACTACATCCAGGATGTTTCGGTGTTTATTGCCTCTAACTTCAGACAACCGGTATTTCAGGAGCACCTGCGCGAAAGACTCAACTGGTTCACCAAGGGCATGTACCAGATGGCAAAGAACTTCGCCGTTGAGCAGGGCGATGAAACCTTCGAGTTGCGTATGGCTCTTGCCCTGGCCCGCTCATTTTACACCTCCACCCGTTTTGAGCTGAACAACGATTTTGCCAACGAGATGTTCCTGCGCTCCCATTTTCTCCTGGAAAAGGTTCTGGCGCATCAGGACAAACCATGGCAGACCTTTTCTCTGCCTTCGGGCATCATGTACTACTGA
- a CDS encoding amphi-Trp domain-containing protein, translating to MSTKKFDYESLQDADSIKTYLVSLTDSIEKGRIILKSNGEKMVMRVDDLMKFSVQAKKKDGINKLSIKLSWSEIKPVIKDQRSSTMSIES from the coding sequence ATGTCCACGAAAAAATTTGATTACGAATCACTGCAGGACGCAGATTCCATCAAGACCTATCTCGTCTCCTTGACCGACTCCATCGAAAAGGGGCGCATCATCCTCAAGTCCAACGGCGAGAAGATGGTTATGCGGGTGGATGATCTGATGAAATTTTCGGTCCAGGCAAAGAAGAAGGATGGGATCAACAAACTTTCCATCAAATTATCATGGTCGGAGATCAAGCCTGTCATCAAAGACCAGCGCTCCTCCACCATGAGCATCGAGTCATGA
- a CDS encoding GAK system XXXCH domain-containing protein: MSSKNAADFLRALAQEIEHGNMDELKEFDLAFDDFKKMKLELKREGDQVHMKAKVKTVVAGTGCGEGSCEETEPDCKPKYKTVKKRMDKCFKSMGDALKQGIMPEKGEIDLFIADSELMVAYPGHGDEHYDQYAKLCVQLNVTCENSDLVAMQEKYAELKAMKKLCHDQHK; this comes from the coding sequence ATGTCCTCCAAAAATGCTGCAGATTTCCTTCGCGCCCTGGCCCAAGAGATCGAACACGGCAACATGGATGAGTTAAAGGAATTTGACCTTGCCTTCGATGACTTCAAAAAGATGAAGCTTGAACTGAAGCGAGAGGGCGACCAGGTCCACATGAAGGCCAAGGTGAAGACTGTCGTGGCCGGGACAGGTTGCGGCGAGGGATCCTGCGAAGAGACGGAACCCGACTGCAAGCCCAAGTACAAAACGGTGAAGAAGCGGATGGACAAGTGTTTTAAGTCCATGGGCGATGCACTCAAGCAGGGCATCATGCCCGAGAAAGGTGAGATCGATTTGTTCATTGCCGATTCGGAGCTCATGGTGGCTTACCCGGGCCACGGCGACGAGCACTATGACCAATACGCCAAGCTCTGTGTCCAGCTCAACGTGACCTGCGAGAATAGTGACCTTGTGGCCATGCAGGAAAAATACGCCGAGCTCAAGGCCATGAAGAAACTCTGCCATGATCAGCACAAATAA
- a CDS encoding response regulator, which produces MARETILVVEDDENIQQLVGYNLAKAGFHVVYADNGEQALSVIKREKPELIVLDLMLPGLSGFEVCKLVRKDPKTKNLPIVMLTAKSEENDMAAGLDLGADDYITKPFSPKILISRIKAALRRKEGLSEESGGAKKNGPLAIHGITIDPNRYEVLVGEEAIALTVTEFSILELLARRPGWVFNRQQIIDGVRGYDYVITPRAVDVQVFGLRKKLGEAGKYIETVRGIGYRMQG; this is translated from the coding sequence ATGGCGAGAGAAACCATCCTTGTCGTGGAAGACGATGAAAACATCCAGCAGCTGGTGGGCTACAACCTGGCCAAGGCCGGATTCCACGTGGTCTATGCCGACAACGGCGAACAGGCACTCAGCGTCATCAAGCGGGAAAAGCCGGAGCTGATCGTGCTGGACCTCATGCTCCCGGGCTTGAGCGGCTTTGAGGTCTGCAAGCTGGTACGCAAGGACCCGAAGACCAAGAACCTGCCCATTGTCATGCTGACCGCCAAAAGCGAAGAAAACGACATGGCCGCGGGCCTCGATCTCGGGGCGGACGATTATATCACCAAGCCCTTCAGCCCGAAGATCCTCATCTCCCGGATCAAGGCTGCCCTGCGCCGCAAGGAAGGCCTGAGCGAGGAGAGTGGGGGAGCCAAGAAAAACGGCCCCCTTGCCATCCACGGAATCACCATCGATCCTAACCGCTATGAGGTTCTGGTGGGGGAGGAGGCCATCGCCCTGACGGTTACCGAATTTTCCATCTTGGAACTCCTGGCCAGACGGCCGGGCTGGGTCTTCAACCGCCAGCAGATCATCGACGGGGTCAGAGGCTATGACTATGTCATCACTCCCCGGGCCGTGGACGTGCAGGTCTTCGGACTGAGAAAAAAACTGGGCGAGGCAGGCAAATACATCGAAACCGTGCGCGGCATCGGCTACCGGATGCAAGGGTAA
- the phoU gene encoding phosphate signaling complex protein PhoU — protein sequence MAKNIQTEIEKLKNQIVYLGTAVQENMQKSVKALWGKDPDMAREVIERDKDEIDTFEINVEEDCLRLLALHQPVAGDLRFIVTVLKINNDLERIGDLAAKIADKVLLLHAIDPVKFASDAMQIPEMFNAMFEKTVWMFHNTMDAFVNEDTDLAYRVCLEDDEVDREKGAIRTQMEEIIMRDPSQHVYLAKLISVARSLERIADHCTNICEDIIYMAQGKIVRHHITR from the coding sequence ATGGCTAAAAATATTCAGACAGAAATCGAAAAACTTAAGAATCAGATCGTCTATCTCGGCACGGCGGTGCAGGAAAACATGCAGAAATCCGTCAAAGCGCTGTGGGGAAAAGATCCCGATATGGCCCGTGAGGTTATTGAACGGGACAAGGATGAAATCGACACCTTCGAGATCAATGTTGAGGAGGATTGCCTGCGTCTCCTCGCCCTGCATCAACCCGTGGCCGGAGACCTGCGCTTCATCGTCACGGTGCTCAAAATCAACAACGACCTGGAACGCATCGGCGACCTGGCGGCCAAGATCGCCGACAAGGTGCTCCTGCTCCATGCCATCGATCCGGTCAAGTTTGCCTCAGACGCCATGCAGATTCCGGAGATGTTCAACGCCATGTTTGAAAAAACCGTCTGGATGTTTCACAATACCATGGATGCCTTTGTCAACGAAGACACCGATCTCGCCTACCGGGTCTGCCTGGAGGATGACGAGGTGGATCGGGAAAAAGGCGCGATCCGCACCCAGATGGAGGAGATCATCATGCGCGATCCCAGCCAGCACGTCTATCTGGCCAAGCTGATCAGCGTGGCCAGAAGCCTCGAACGCATCGCCGATCACTGCACCAATATCTGCGAAGACATTATTTATATGGCGCAGGGCAAGATTGTCCGCCATCATATAACACGATAG
- the pstB gene encoding phosphate ABC transporter ATP-binding protein PstB gives MQTNDTAIIRIDNPQVEVENLNLYYGTSQALKDLSFGIPGQQVTALIGPSGCGKSTLIRCINRMNDLVDGLHLEGSIKINGENINDPSLDVIELRRKVGMVFQKWNPFPKSIYENIVYGLRIAGIQDRTLLDEAAEKCLKKAALWDEVKDRLHQSAMGLSGGQMQRLCIARAIAVSPEIILMDEPCSALDPRSTSRIEDLIRELRGEYTIIIVTHNMQQAARISDYTAYMYLGELIEYGPTQTLFTMPEKKETEDYITGRFG, from the coding sequence ATGCAAACAAATGACACCGCCATAATCCGTATCGACAATCCCCAGGTCGAGGTCGAAAACCTGAACCTCTATTATGGCACGAGCCAGGCGCTCAAGGATCTGAGCTTCGGGATTCCAGGCCAGCAGGTCACCGCCCTGATCGGCCCCTCCGGCTGCGGCAAATCCACCCTGATCCGCTGCATCAACCGGATGAACGATCTGGTCGACGGCTTGCATCTTGAGGGATCCATCAAAATCAACGGGGAAAACATCAACGATCCCTCCCTTGATGTGATCGAGCTGCGGCGCAAGGTCGGGATGGTCTTCCAGAAATGGAACCCCTTCCCCAAGTCCATTTACGAGAACATCGTTTACGGCTTGCGGATCGCCGGCATTCAGGACCGCACCCTGCTCGACGAGGCTGCGGAAAAATGCCTGAAAAAAGCGGCCCTCTGGGACGAGGTCAAGGACCGGCTGCACCAGTCTGCCATGGGCCTTTCCGGCGGCCAGATGCAGCGGCTTTGCATCGCCAGGGCCATTGCCGTAAGCCCGGAGATCATTCTCATGGATGAGCCCTGCTCGGCCCTGGACCCGCGCTCCACCTCCCGGATCGAGGATCTCATCCGCGAATTGCGGGGGGAATACACCATTATCATCGTCACCCACAACATGCAGCAGGCGGCGCGGATCTCCGACTACACGGCATACATGTATCTCGGGGAGCTCATCGAATACGGGCCGACCCAGACCCTGTTCACCATGCCCGAGAAAAAAGAAACCGAGGATTATATCACCGGCCGGTTCGGTTGA
- the pstA gene encoding phosphate ABC transporter permease PstA, whose protein sequence is MNKKFWRQGEPFVWATGLALSLILFLTLLLFYVVLANGLAVFWPKKVALATLSDGRHLLGEIVQEEIIPHTEKKRLQFKIGNRDLYGLDFKWVDSSEITSLSYPENIYVLERLEFGNFYGYLSEFEVHGIAPPATGSNSLGQTIAALDSRKKEVNLLGKKIANLNRRVELIDHRLAKARYNKEENTPALAALKGEKHGLKTEFEELVSILSDKARALSTNQAIFTDANGRPQTIALVNIVRSYQPNSMSFLAKCTYYLERLRELFFDDPRESNTEGGLFPAIFGTIMLIFLMSILSFPLGVLAGIYLREYAREGWLVKMVRIAVNNLAGIPSIVYGIFGLGFFIYGIGGGIDQLFFPERLPTPTFGTGGILWTSLTLGLLTVPVVIVATEEALGSIPPGIREGSQALAATKLQTLTRILLPMASPGILTGFILAMARAAGEVAPLMITGVVKLAPALPLDGVFPYLHLDRKFMHLGFHIYDIGFQSPNVEAAKPMVYVTTLLLILIVLAMTSTAIYLRNKMRQRHSVVDV, encoded by the coding sequence ATGAACAAAAAATTCTGGCGGCAGGGAGAGCCATTTGTCTGGGCCACTGGCCTTGCCCTTTCCCTGATCCTTTTCTTGACCCTGCTGCTCTTCTATGTGGTGCTGGCCAACGGCCTTGCGGTTTTCTGGCCGAAAAAAGTCGCCCTGGCAACGTTGAGCGACGGCCGCCATCTCCTCGGAGAGATTGTCCAGGAAGAAATCATTCCCCACACGGAAAAGAAGCGGCTTCAGTTCAAGATCGGCAACAGGGACCTGTACGGCCTTGACTTCAAATGGGTTGATTCCAGCGAGATTACCAGCCTCAGCTATCCGGAAAATATCTATGTCCTGGAACGGTTGGAATTCGGCAATTTTTACGGATACCTCAGCGAATTCGAAGTCCACGGCATCGCGCCCCCCGCCACAGGTTCGAACAGTTTGGGACAAACCATTGCTGCCCTGGATTCTCGGAAGAAAGAGGTCAACCTCCTGGGCAAGAAAATAGCCAACCTCAACCGGCGGGTAGAACTGATTGACCACCGGTTGGCCAAGGCCCGCTATAACAAGGAAGAAAACACCCCGGCCCTGGCCGCCCTGAAAGGCGAAAAGCACGGACTCAAAACCGAGTTTGAGGAACTGGTCTCCATTCTCAGCGATAAAGCCAGGGCCCTTTCCACCAACCAGGCGATCTTCACCGATGCCAATGGTCGGCCACAGACCATCGCCCTGGTGAACATTGTCCGCAGCTACCAGCCAAACTCCATGTCGTTTCTCGCCAAATGCACCTATTACCTGGAGCGGCTGCGGGAACTCTTCTTCGACGACCCGCGGGAGTCAAACACCGAGGGCGGTTTGTTTCCGGCGATCTTCGGCACCATCATGCTGATCTTTCTCATGAGTATCCTCTCCTTTCCGCTGGGGGTGCTGGCCGGTATCTATCTGCGCGAATACGCCAGGGAGGGCTGGCTGGTGAAGATGGTCCGCATCGCCGTCAACAACCTGGCCGGCATCCCCTCCATCGTTTACGGCATCTTCGGCCTGGGTTTTTTCATCTACGGGATCGGCGGCGGCATTGACCAGCTGTTTTTCCCCGAACGGCTGCCCACCCCGACTTTCGGCACCGGCGGCATCCTCTGGACCAGCCTCACCCTGGGGCTGCTCACCGTGCCGGTGGTTATCGTCGCGACGGAAGAGGCCTTGGGCTCGATTCCCCCCGGCATCCGGGAAGGTTCTCAGGCCCTGGCCGCCACCAAACTCCAGACCCTGACCCGAATTTTGCTGCCCATGGCCTCGCCCGGCATCCTCACCGGCTTTATCCTGGCCATGGCCCGGGCCGCCGGCGAGGTTGCACCCCTGATGATCACCGGGGTGGTCAAACTCGCCCCGGCTCTGCCCCTGGACGGAGTATTTCCCTATCTGCATCTGGACCGGAAATTCATGCATTTGGGATTTCACATCTACGACATCGGCTTCCAGTCCCCCAACGTGGAAGCGGCCAAGCCCATGGTGTATGTCACCACCCTGCTGCTGATCCTGATCGTGTTGGCCATGACCAGCACGGCCATCTATCTGCGCAACAAAATGCGACAACGCCACTCCGTGGTTGATGTGTGA
- a CDS encoding ABC transporter permease subunit, whose protein sequence is MQKLDKQFIKKVRRQDRLATRAITLGGLLVIASVIAILVLIVRVTLPLFQPASAKITHRLQVGSALAPVLAVGMDNTQEVGFTLNDTGMFSFYDLASGKTFSTLPASTRTAKVLSIEDTKNNIFALLWEDNSVSVSRVDFRSLYAANGQRTIQPEISQLGEYPARTYPAQVKSVAIRVHEGRLTEVALLADNRFQIDQEVVTTDLLDNETKENFSFLIAEEMPGKITAFTVDEKGATLFAGTDTGSLLRWDLRENATATRTDNVVAVPDNKAVTALAMVFGDISVAVGDAEGGLVTWSQIWTGTGKDRTQRLRKTHTLTGHQSPVERIIPSRRSKSLVSVGADGKTHFDHMTSENHLLDLAPPMLMVGISGQGNGLIGLGPDNSLTVWQIDAPHPEISLKTLFGKVWYESYDKPEYVWQSSSGSDDFEAKFSLVPLLFGTIKGTLYAMIFAVPLAIFGAVYTSQFSTATFKKTVKPVVEIMASIPSVVIGFLIALWLAPIVEKAILSVILTVILLPLIFVGIMAALRPFYKTPTLQNFCNGYEFLMLAPVILLATALAMGIAPTVEPLLFAGNFKQWLYNDLGMRYDQRNCIIIAFGLGIAVIPIIFSITEDAISNIPPSLTAASLALGASRWQTIWRVVLPSASPGIFAAIMIGFGRAVGETMIVLMATGNTPILDWSIFNGMRTLSANIAVEIPEAPMGGTLYRVLFLCASMLFALTFLVNTGAELIRERLRKKYGRY, encoded by the coding sequence ATGCAGAAGCTCGACAAACAGTTCATCAAAAAAGTCCGCAGGCAAGACCGTCTTGCCACGCGAGCCATCACCCTTGGCGGGTTGCTGGTCATTGCCAGCGTCATCGCCATTCTGGTTCTGATCGTCCGGGTGACCCTGCCGCTTTTCCAGCCGGCCAGCGCCAAGATTACGCACCGCCTCCAAGTCGGCTCAGCCCTCGCCCCGGTTCTTGCCGTGGGCATGGACAATACCCAGGAGGTGGGATTCACCCTTAACGATACCGGCATGTTTTCCTTTTACGACCTCGCCTCCGGAAAAACTTTTAGCACCCTTCCCGCCTCAACCCGTACGGCGAAGGTGCTTTCCATCGAGGACACCAAGAACAACATTTTTGCCCTCCTTTGGGAGGACAACAGCGTAAGCGTTTCAAGGGTCGATTTCCGCTCGCTCTATGCCGCAAACGGGCAAAGAACCATCCAGCCCGAGATCAGCCAGCTCGGAGAGTATCCGGCCCGAACCTATCCGGCTCAGGTCAAGAGCGTAGCGATCCGCGTCCACGAAGGACGCCTGACTGAAGTGGCCCTTCTGGCCGACAACCGATTCCAGATAGATCAGGAAGTTGTCACCACCGATTTGCTGGACAATGAAACGAAAGAGAATTTTTCTTTTCTCATCGCGGAGGAGATGCCGGGCAAGATCACCGCCTTCACCGTCGATGAAAAAGGCGCCACCCTGTTTGCCGGCACCGACACCGGCAGCCTCTTGCGCTGGGACCTCCGGGAAAATGCAACCGCCACCCGCACCGACAATGTGGTGGCCGTGCCGGACAATAAGGCCGTCACCGCCCTGGCCATGGTCTTTGGCGATATCTCCGTGGCCGTGGGCGACGCCGAAGGCGGCCTGGTCACCTGGAGTCAGATCTGGACCGGGACAGGAAAGGACCGGACACAAAGACTCCGCAAAACCCATACCCTGACCGGACATCAATCGCCAGTGGAACGCATCATCCCAAGCCGCCGCTCCAAGTCCCTGGTCAGCGTCGGAGCCGACGGCAAAACCCATTTTGACCATATGACCAGCGAAAACCATCTGCTGGACCTTGCCCCCCCCATGCTTATGGTGGGCATTTCCGGCCAGGGCAACGGCCTGATCGGCCTCGGGCCGGACAACTCCCTTACCGTTTGGCAAATCGATGCCCCCCACCCGGAGATCAGCCTGAAAACCCTGTTCGGCAAGGTTTGGTACGAAAGCTACGACAAGCCGGAATATGTCTGGCAATCCTCATCCGGCTCCGATGATTTTGAAGCAAAATTCAGCTTGGTGCCGTTGCTTTTCGGCACCATCAAGGGAACCTTGTACGCCATGATCTTTGCCGTGCCGCTCGCCATCTTCGGTGCGGTCTACACCAGCCAGTTCAGCACCGCCACCTTCAAAAAGACCGTCAAGCCGGTGGTGGAGATCATGGCCTCGATCCCCTCGGTGGTCATCGGCTTCCTCATCGCCCTCTGGCTGGCGCCCATCGTGGAAAAAGCCATCCTCTCGGTGATCCTGACCGTGATTCTCCTGCCCCTGATCTTCGTGGGAATCATGGCCGCACTCAGACCTTTTTACAAAACCCCGACCCTACAGAACTTCTGCAACGGGTATGAATTTCTGATGTTGGCGCCGGTCATCCTCCTGGCAACAGCCCTGGCCATGGGGATCGCCCCCACCGTTGAGCCGCTGCTCTTTGCCGGCAACTTCAAGCAATGGCTGTATAACGATTTGGGTATGCGCTATGACCAGCGCAACTGCATCATCATTGCCTTCGGCCTCGGCATCGCCGTAATCCCCATTATCTTTTCCATCACCGAGGACGCCATTTCCAACATCCCCCCCAGCCTGACCGCCGCCTCCCTGGCCTTGGGGGCCAGCCGCTGGCAGACGATCTGGCGGGTGGTGCTGCCCTCGGCCAGCCCCGGGATCTTTGCCGCAATCATGATCGGCTTTGGCCGGGCGGTGGGGGAAACCATGATTGTGCTCATGGCCACCGGCAACACGCCCATTCTGGACTGGTCCATCTTCAACGGCATGCGGACGCTCTCCGCCAACATTGCGGTGGAAATCCCGGAAGCGCCCATGGGCGGCACCCTGTACCGGGTGCTTTTCCTCTGCGCCTCCATGCTTTTCGCCCTGACCTTTCTGGTAAACACCGGGGCGGAGCTTATCCGCGAACGACTCCGTAAAAAATACGGCCGCTATTAA
- a CDS encoding PstS family phosphate ABC transporter substrate-binding protein produces the protein MQKGFLTRSLTKAALAGCLVAVAATAAFANPITVDPKTPVYKKVSGVSGNLDSIGSDTLNNLMTYWAEGFRKEYPNVRIQIEGKGSSTAPPALISGTSQLGPMSRPMKSEEIDAFTKKYGYAPTKIGVAFDSLAVFVNKDNPIKEMSLQQVDAVFSKNRKGGMAEEITTWGQLGLTGPWQQSPISIYGRNSASGTYGYFKEHALFKGDYKDTVKEQPGSASVVMGITEDRNGIGYSGIGYKTSGVKAIALSKKTGEKAQEANYENVLSGSYPLSRTLFIYVAKAPNKPLPTQTAEFLKYILSKAGQEIVIKDGFLPLPDSVLEKELAKLK, from the coding sequence ATGCAAAAAGGTTTTTTGACCAGATCACTTACCAAGGCTGCCCTGGCAGGCTGTCTGGTCGCAGTAGCCGCCACAGCCGCTTTTGCCAATCCCATTACCGTGGATCCGAAAACCCCGGTCTATAAAAAAGTAAGCGGGGTTTCCGGCAATCTCGACAGTATCGGTTCAGACACCTTGAACAATCTGATGACCTATTGGGCAGAAGGCTTCCGCAAGGAATATCCCAATGTCCGCATCCAGATCGAAGGCAAGGGCTCAAGCACTGCTCCCCCGGCCCTCATTTCCGGCACCTCCCAGCTCGGCCCCATGTCCCGGCCCATGAAGTCCGAAGAGATTGATGCCTTCACCAAGAAATACGGCTACGCTCCGACCAAGATCGGCGTGGCCTTCGACTCCTTGGCGGTCTTTGTCAATAAGGACAACCCGATCAAGGAAATGAGCCTGCAACAGGTTGATGCGGTCTTCTCCAAAAACCGCAAGGGCGGGATGGCCGAAGAGATCACCACCTGGGGGCAGCTTGGCCTTACCGGCCCTTGGCAGCAGTCGCCGATCAGCATCTACGGCCGTAACTCCGCCTCCGGCACCTACGGATATTTCAAGGAACATGCCCTGTTCAAAGGCGACTATAAGGATACCGTCAAGGAACAGCCCGGCTCCGCTTCGGTGGTCATGGGGATCACCGAGGATCGCAACGGCATCGGCTACTCCGGCATCGGCTATAAGACCTCCGGGGTTAAGGCCATCGCCCTGAGCAAGAAAACCGGGGAAAAAGCCCAGGAGGCCAATTACGAGAACGTCTTGAGCGGCAGTTATCCGCTCTCCAGGACTCTGTTCATCTATGTGGCCAAAGCGCCGAACAAGCCTTTGCCCACCCAGACCGCCGAGTTCCTCAAGTATATCCTTTCCAAGGCCGGCCAGGAGATCGTGATAAAAGACGGATTCCTGCCCCTGCCCGACAGTGTCCTCGAAAAAGAGCTGGCAAAGCTCAAGTAA
- a CDS encoding putative porin, with protein sequence MRKVLSAAAALGVCLALPAAAMAGAGVTDEQILKDLEYLRNKVAAQQEHIEALEGKQDSKGKVALANEFIDQLTLKGDLRVRYEKRDKDYKDGQGSDASRDRWRTRFRLGGIWDNKAENWQVGAGLATGSDDPTSTNDTWSESKTFETGDIRLDYAYAKHKWNDFAFTLGQAENPYKSSWVFWDGDVRLSGLTAQYGQKDGIFATLGGYGAKLVNDDNTATLVAGQAGYKGKVGSAKYTLAAGYQTYSKSLINEGNAAFELDRVDEDKYELNIGDLYGDVSFPVGDVKLKLYGQIWQNFGADGEIGESQAEDFTKKPGDADMGWVFGADAKYNSFKLGYAYSVVEADSLFGYLSDSDFGDGLNASKTNKKGHRVQLGYDISKNWGTSLTWLSFEPNEESVNYTVDQVDIYQFDVSYKF encoded by the coding sequence ATGAGGAAGGTATTATCAGCGGCAGCAGCACTGGGCGTTTGTCTTGCCCTGCCCGCGGCGGCAATGGCGGGCGCAGGCGTAACCGATGAGCAGATCTTGAAGGATTTGGAGTACCTGCGTAACAAGGTCGCCGCTCAACAGGAGCACATCGAGGCTCTGGAAGGCAAGCAGGATTCGAAAGGCAAGGTTGCCCTGGCCAATGAGTTTATCGATCAGTTGACCCTCAAAGGCGACCTGCGGGTGCGGTATGAGAAGCGCGATAAGGATTATAAAGATGGGCAGGGCAGCGATGCTTCCCGTGACCGTTGGCGGACCCGTTTTCGCCTGGGCGGCATTTGGGACAACAAGGCCGAGAACTGGCAGGTCGGCGCCGGGCTGGCCACTGGCAGTGATGATCCGACCAGCACCAACGACACCTGGAGCGAATCCAAAACATTTGAAACCGGCGATATCCGTCTGGATTACGCCTATGCCAAGCACAAGTGGAACGATTTTGCCTTCACCCTTGGCCAGGCTGAAAACCCCTACAAGAGTTCCTGGGTTTTCTGGGACGGCGATGTGCGTCTCTCCGGTCTGACCGCTCAGTACGGTCAGAAGGATGGCATCTTCGCCACCCTGGGCGGCTACGGCGCCAAGCTGGTGAACGACGACAACACCGCCACCCTGGTGGCCGGGCAGGCCGGGTACAAGGGCAAGGTAGGTAGTGCCAAGTATACCCTGGCCGCGGGCTACCAGACCTACAGCAAATCCCTGATCAACGAAGGCAACGCTGCTTTTGAACTGGATAGGGTCGATGAGGACAAGTATGAACTCAACATCGGCGACCTGTACGGCGATGTCTCCTTCCCGGTCGGCGATGTCAAGCTCAAGCTTTACGGTCAGATCTGGCAGAACTTCGGCGCGGACGGAGAGATCGGCGAGAGTCAGGCCGAGGATTTTACCAAGAAGCCGGGCGATGCCGACATGGGCTGGGTATTCGGCGCCGATGCCAAATATAACTCCTTCAAGCTCGGCTACGCCTATTCGGTGGTCGAGGCCGATTCGCTCTTCGGCTACCTTTCCGACTCCGATTTCGGCGACGGCCTGAATGCCTCCAAGACCAACAAGAAGGGGCACCGGGTACAGCTTGGCTACGATATCAGCAAGAATTGGGGCACAAGCCTTACCTGGTTGAGCTTTGAGCCCAACGAGGAGAGTGTCAACTATACGGTTGACCAGGTGGATATCTATCAGTTCGACGTAAGCTATAAGTTCTAA